In Brachypodium distachyon strain Bd21 chromosome 2, Brachypodium_distachyon_v3.0, whole genome shotgun sequence, one genomic interval encodes:
- the LOC100839505 gene encoding uncharacterized protein LOC100839505, translating to MEEEVVSASERTSRRRWGTEADDGYSASSTGSRGSGSFGCDSPLAGFVRADGDMDTDLETDDGLAATSSSNASAAFTEPHDDEEEVQCGAKEEWAHARQEPAKSPAGGAIQECQNQRRCQTEAVFLHGRKGLKQRPASLDFGSQGFNGTPFSPGFVVGGPGFVRKGPVSSHISSGVFHSPGTPSYPRRHRPSSSGYQKGWSSERVPLRSKGNNRRYPASSMAFPFNNGRTLPSKWEDAERWIFSPNSGDALAKTSLPHARRAKAKSGPLGHPGRLGGQYSSVSSSVSLFDSGRVGPLTANSPFLAGVLIPEHYCMEKSSVGRYTSGTAGDDFGIGIVGRSSLANSGSPAIQSTRVRRRLDTAVESCASLPSTQESVRDEHIEYSEDSAPIIIPITSRKDTATQTSPELSRSSSPSVRPSFIRSFSTQQAKERESCISDLEIRDVQMDDRVTLTRWSKKHVIQASNKNSANILEWNKKNVDSKSPSWKSAEASYISKVEREEEKIAAWENLQKAKAEAAIQKLVMKLEKKRSSSLDRILSTLRSAQRKAQGMRDAATASQDDQLSRKTKKTPHVTKNWSGCFTCHAF from the exons atggaggaggaggtggtgtcGGCGTCGGAGAGGacatcgcggcggcggtggggcaCCGAGGCGGACGACGGCTACTCGGCGAGCTCGACGGGGAGCAGAGGCAGCGGCTCCTTCGGCTGCGACTCG CCTTTGGCCGGGTTCGTGCGCGCGGATGGCGACATGGACACAGATCTGGAGACAGACGACGGGCTGGCCGCCACTTCATCCTCCAACG CTTCTGCAGCGTTCACCGAGCCacacgacgacgaggaggaggtgcagtGCGGGGCGAAGGAGGAGTGGGCGCACGCGCGGCAAGAACCGGCCAAGAGTCCGGCCGGTGGAGCCATCCAAG AATGCCAGAACCAACGACGATGTCAGACAGAGGCTGTGTTTCTGCATGGTAGGAAAGGGCTGAAGCAGCGGCCAGCCTCGCTTGACTTCGGCAGCCAGGGGTTCAACGGAACTCCCTTCTCTCCAGGCTTTGTGGTTGGAGGGCCGGGGTTTGTACGCAAGGGACCTGTGTCGTCACACATCAGCTCAGGAGTCTTTCATAGTCCTGGTACACCAAGCTATCCGCGCCGACACCGTCCATCGTCCTCGGGGTACCAAAAGGGGTGGAGCTCGGAGAGAGTACCCCTTCGTTCTAAAGGTAATAACAGGAGGTACCCAGCCAGCAGCATGGCATTTCCTTTCAACAATGGGAGGACACTGCCCTCAAAATGGGAGGATGCAGAGAGGTGGATCTTCAGTCCGAACTCTGGCGATGCGCTTGCCAAGACCTCCTTGCCCCATGCTCGGCGAGCGAAGGCCAAAAGTGGTCCTCTAGGACATCCTGGAAGACTTGGTGGGCAGTATTCGTCAGTATCTTCATCTGTGTCATTGTTTGACAGTGGGAGAGTTGGACCTTTAACAGCAAACTCGCCTTTCTTGGCGGGAGTACTGATACCTGAACATTATTGTATGGAGAAAAGTAGCGTCGGGAGGTATACAAGTGGGACAGCTGGTGACGACTTCGGTATTGGCATTGTTGGCAGGTCTTCTCTAGCAAACAGCGGTTCTCCTGCTATTCAGTCTACCAGAGTGCGCCGACGACTAGATACTGCAGTTGAGTCATGTGCTTCATTACCTAGCACCCAAGAATCTGTACGAG ACGAACATATTGAGTACTCAGAAGATTCAGCCCCCATTATTATCCCTATAACTTCAAGGAAGGATACCGCAACTCAAACTAGCCCAGAGCTAAGCAGGTCCTCTTCGCCCAGTGTTAGGCCTTCATTTATCCGCTCATTCTCAACGCAACAAGCCAAAGAGAGGGAAAGTTGTATCTCTGATCTTGAGATCAGAGACGTGCAGATGGATGACCGAGTGACTCTTACCAGATGGTCGAAGAAACATGTAATTCAAGCATCTAACAAGAATTCAGCGAATATCTTAGAGTGGAATAAAAAGAATGTGGACTCTAAATCTCCTTCATGGAAATCAGCTGAAGCATCATACATATCAAA GgttgagagagaagaagaaaaaattgcTGCTTGGGAGAATCTTCAAAAGGCCAAAGCTGAGGCTGCGATTCAGAAATTAGTG ATGAAACTCGAGAAGAAACGATCATCTTCTCTGGACAGGATTTTGAGCACCCTGAGGTCTGCTCAAAGAAAAGCACAAGGGATGCGTGATGCAGCAACGGCGAGCCAAGATGACCAACTTTCCAGAAAGACCAAAAAGACACCACATGTTACAAAGAATTGGAGTGGCTGCTTCACCTGCCATGCTTTCTAG